One window from the genome of Terrimicrobium sacchariphilum encodes:
- the ruvX gene encoding Holliday junction resolvase RuvX, with protein METKKYLGVDPGDARCGVAISDDLAMLAHPLETIDVRKGDPVVRVAEIVNERSIAGVVVGVPRNMDGSFGPAAEKSRVFIAALKEKVSCRVIAWDERLTTVSAQRALRESGRKAKDQKKIIDQAAAQIILQGWLDSQAACG; from the coding sequence ATGGAAACGAAGAAATATCTCGGTGTGGACCCCGGTGACGCGCGCTGCGGCGTGGCGATCAGCGACGATCTCGCCATGCTGGCTCACCCGCTGGAAACCATCGATGTCCGCAAGGGCGACCCTGTGGTCCGCGTCGCTGAGATCGTCAATGAACGCTCCATCGCCGGCGTCGTCGTGGGAGTCCCGCGTAATATGGACGGCAGTTTCGGCCCCGCCGCCGAGAAGTCCCGCGTCTTCATCGCCGCGCTGAAGGAGAAGGTCTCCTGCCGCGTCATCGCGTGGGATGAACGCCTCACCACCGTCTCTGCCCAGCGCGCGCTCCGCGAATCGGGCCGCAAGGCAAAGGACCAGAAAAAGATCATCGACCAGGCTGCCGCGCAAATCATCCTCCAGGGATGGCTGGATTCTCAGGCCGCATGCGGCTGA